The genomic stretch ATTATTCGGCATGTGTTTAAGCAGGTAATGCAAGATCGGAGGGGTTATAAGGGTAGAAATAACGATCATAATAACAATAATAGCATACACCTGATCATTGATAACACCAAGTCCTTTTCCAATGGTTGCAAAGATTAAACCTACTTCTCCTCGAGGAACCATCCCCCAGCCAACAAGCCATTTATTCACGTTGCCCGCAGCCAAGCCAGCACATAACTTTCCGAGAACAGCAACAAGCGTTACACCTAAAGCAATAAGGAGTATCTTCAGATCAAAAAGTACGGTAAGATCAACAACAACGCCCGTCATTACAAAGAATAAAGGAACAAAGATGAGTGTTATTGGCTCTATAAGATCAATAATATGCCGGTCAGCATGTTTTTGGATAATGGCATACAACCCACCTGACATTCCAGACACTTCAGACATTCCGGATACAGAAGGACTTTCTGTTTTAGCACGTTCTGCTTTGAGATGCTCTTTTTTTATCTCTTCGACAATCTCAGGTTCTCTGAAATAGCGAAAGTGTACCGGCTCTAAAATAAGCCCTGCTGCAAATGCTCCAACAAGAGGAGCTAGTCCAATGAGTTGTGCGATATAAGAAATAATAAGCCCAAAAGCAATGGTTAAGGTTAGCTTCATACCAATGCCTGTATGAATCTTTGAAAATCCCTGTCCTAAGAGAGAAGCAAAAAAGGATCCTAAGAGTATAGCTCCTGCCAAGAAAAGAACTGCCTTAAGCGTAATCCAGCTAATCTGGAGCAAACTAACTGCACCAGAAGTAACAATGGCAGAGACGACTGCCAAGATGATTAACCCCAAAACGTCGTCAATAACCGCAGCGCCTAAAACAATCTGTGCCTCCTTCATGGTTAATTTTCCGAGGTCTTTGAATACACGGGCAGTGATGCTTACTGAGGTGGCGGTTAAGGTTGCACCTAAGAAAAGATAGACTTGAAATGAGGACTCAGGAAAGAGCAGTGGACCTACTACCAAGGTTGCTAACAGAAAGGGGACGGCAACACCAATGCAAGCCACAAGCAAGGCCCTCCATCCAACTTTCTTCATCTCATGAATGCTCGATTCTAATCCCACATGGAATAAGAGAAGAACAATCCCAAATTCAGCAAGGAAAGCAATGAATGGATCAGTTTTAATCGGCTCAAAAACAGAGACGCCAAGTAAGGCGAGATTTCCTAAGAGAATACCAATAAGAATTTCACCAAGAACAGAGGGCTGTCCTAATCTTTCAACAAGACCTGAGATCTTTGCTGCAAGAAGCAAAACAGCAATCCAAAAAAAAGTGAGCCCATAATTGTGATTACTCGTCACCTTACCAGAATCTGCAAAAGCATAATTCATCAGCAACGTTGCTACAAGGATTATAGCGATGAGTAATAACCTGCGCTGTTTTCTCTGAGCTTGGTTTGACGGATCCATAAAAGAGAAGTAAAAACAAAATCCTTTATATTACTTGTGCGCTAGGGGCGATTTGGGAATGAGGGTAGTGTTACTCCTCTCAAGAAGCAAGAAAGCTATAAAAGCAAGAGAATAACAAGATGAAGAATATCTTTAAAAAAACAGTTTATAGTAAAGTAAGCTTGGTAACGTAGTACCAATAATGGCGTGCATCCTCTATGACGTAAACCCCTGAGTGTACTACTTTACATTATAGCACGCGAGGTCGATGATGAATCCAAATGCGTCATATCTTTTTGAAGTATCGTGGGAAGTGTGCAATAAAGTTGGCGGTATTTACACGGTTGTCAAAACAAAGGCAGGGCTTCTGAATAAGCTGTACCCACAATATTATCTTATTGGTCCATATTTTGAAGACAAAGCAAAGGTAGAGATGAACGAATGTCCTGCTCCAGCATTCTGCCAAGAAGCTGTCAGCGTGCTGAAACAACAAGGCATACGATGCTATTTTGGCAAATGGCAGGTTCGGGGAGAGCCGTCGGTAATTCTCATTGATTTCCATGGATTACTCCCGCAGAAAGATGCCATCAAACGAAAATTATGGGATACCTACCAGATTGATTCTCTCCACACAGGGTGGGACTTTGAGGAACCAATGCTCTGGGCATGGGCTGTTGGCATGTTCCTTGAACTGGTTGCTCCGCAACTCAAAGGAAAACCTTCAGTCGTCCATACGCATGAATGGCTAAGTGGGTTTACGCTGTTGTACGTGAAGATGCAGAAGTTGCCCTTTGCTACCGTATTCACAACCCATGCTACTATGTTAGGAAGGACCCTTGCCTCTGCGAGCGATCTCTACACGATATTACCAACCATAGATCCGACTCGAGAAGCATATGCGCACGGAATTCAAGCTAAATTTACCACAGAAAAGGCCTGTGCTCAGCAGGCTGATATATTTACAACCGTCTCTGAGACAACGGCGCTTGAGGCAGAAAAAATATTGGGAAGAAAACCAGAAGTACTCGTACTCAATGGTTTGGACTTTGAAAAGTTTTTTACCTTTGAGGAAGCTGCTATCGCTCACCGGAGGAATCGTGAAAAAATTCGAGAATTCCTCAGTTATTTCTTCTTTCCCTACTACACCTTTGATTTAGACCATACCCTTGCTTTTTTCATTGTCGGCAGATATGAATTTCGCAATAAAGGCATCGACATTTTCATCAAAGCGTTAGGGAAACTTAACCAATCCCTAAAAAAATCACAACCTGAAGGAACCCCTGAAAGGACTATTGTTGTTTTCTTTTGGATTCCTCAAGAAACGTTTGGCATTAAAACTGAACTGCTTGAAAGTAAAACGTTTTATAAGCACATTAAAGATTTTGTCGTGCGCAGTGGGGAGGACATGGAAACAGATATCATTCAAGCCATTGTATCCCGTAAAGAGCTCAGCGAAGGGATCATCTTCTCGAATGAATTCAAGCTCAAAAATAAACGACACCTGCTCAGCTTTATCAAGAATGGAAATCCTCCTTTTTGTACTCACCGTATTGACCATGAGGAAAATGATACTATCATTAGACAATTTAAGCAGGAAGGATTACTCAACCGTCAAGAAGATACCGTTAAAGTCATCCTCTACCCGGTTTATTTGACCGGTGTTGACGGACTTCTGGATCTGCCGTATTATGATGCGATGAGCGGCTGCCATTTAGGCGTTTTTCCTTCTTACTATGAACCGTGGGGATATACGCCTTTAGAGTCGGCTGCATTAAGCGTACCTGCCATTACTTCTGATCTCAGTGGCTTTGGAAAATTCATTGCTCCGTTTGTGCAGGGCGAAAGCAATAGCGGAATTTTTGTGTTACCGCGAGAGAATAAATCTGAAGAAGAAGTCATTGAAAATTTTACAAAACTTTTGGAACAGTATGCATTGCTCGACAGACATGAACGAGTAAAGAATAAAATCAATGCGAATATTTTTTCTGCACGTGCAGACTGGAACATTCTTATTGCTCATTACATTCGAGCACACAATTTAGCCATTGAAAGAAAATGCCAGAACTAAGAAAAGACTACATCCTTGAACAATGGGCAATTATTGCCACAGAACGAGGAAAGAGACCTGATGAATTTCGCCATAGCGAACAGCAGCAAAAGATTCCAAACTATCAAAAAACATGCTTTTTCTGTCCAGGAAATGAACATATGACGCCTCCTGAAATCACCAGAATAACCAAAGAAACAGGTACGGTGGGTAAGAATGGGAACGGTGAGGATAAGGCAGGATGGCTGATCCGTGTTTTTCCCAACAAGTTTCCTGCAGTCGTGGCAGAAGGGAATCCGCAAATACAGACCCATAATACTTTTTTTACCTTTGCATCTGCCTATGGTTATCATGAAGTTGTTGTTGAGACTCCAGAGCATGATAAACAGCTTGCAGACTTATCAGAAGAGCATATTGCAAAAGTGTTTTTCGTGTATCAAGAGAGGATTACTGCGCTAAACGCAAAGCAACATATCCCGTATGTCCAAGTGTTCAAGAATTATGGAGCTGAAGCCGGTACTTCAATCCAACATACCCATTCACAGATCATTGCCTATAATGTCCTTCCTCAGAGAATTCAGGAAAAAATACATGCAATAAAAAACTATAACTCCTGTCCATACTGTGCTATTATACAGACAGAGAAGAATTCCTACCGTGCTGTTTTTGAAACTCCTGAAGTAGTCTGTTTTACACCATACGCGTCGAGATTTCCCTTTGAGATTTGGCTGTTTTCCAAACGCCATGTCCAAGGGATGGACGAGCTCTCCCCAGAGGAAATGAAGAGCCTTGCAGTTCTACTGAAGAAAATACTCCAGAAACTTCAACACCTCAATGCATCGTACAATATGGTCATAAACTACGCTCCTGAGGGAACTAACCTTCATTTCCATATCGAGATCTTACCACGCCTAACAACCTGGGCAGGATTTGAGCTTGGCACAGGAACAACTATCAATCCAGTAACACCTGAAGAAGCAGCAACATTTTACCGAGATTCTGGTACATAATCACGCATTACTGTTAAAACCTGAGCCCATTTCTGTTCGAGATCTCGCTGATAGGCACGAACCTTTCCGGTCTCAGTGTATGAACGATTCGCACGAACAACTAATACCTTATTTCTCCTATTACGATCATTACTATCAACAAGATCCACAATCTCAACAGAAGGAAGGGCTGTTACCTGCGCATGAAATCTGTTGTATGCCTCATTGCTTTCATCTGCTCGAAAAATAATATACCCTGCATGGTCCCCGACAAATGTTGAATCGCCCCCTGCAAGAGAATCTAAGGTATACCTTCTTTTAAGCCTTTGCTTACAACCACGTTGAACAAAAGCTCCATGATCCTTCGGAGTCCCAGAGTGAGACCAATCACTTACATAAGCAAAGGGAAGCCTGTTGAGGGTTGCTACAACTTCCCGTACATTACTCTCGATGGCGTTGAGATAACCTTCACTACCCCATGCCCAGACTTTATTTCTCCCATACTGTCTACGAAACTCTTTTTCTTCGGCAAAACTCGTAAATGGTTTCGTAGGTAGATAGTCTAGGAGAGAGGTGTCTCCGTCGTCTACAACACCATTATTTCCTTGGTAAAACCCTTTTTCTGGAAAAGCAGGGCTCACAGTAAATAACCTCTGGTTGGGATCATACTTTATTCCCCTAACCCTTGGAGGAGATTTTGCTCGATCATAATTAAAAGTAAAGTAACCCAGTCCTGTAAGGCCTTGACGGACCTCCTCCATGGTTGTTGGTTTTCTTTTGGTTAGTGAACGGGAAGTCAAAAAATCAATGATATGCTCAGGAAAAT from Candidatus Woesearchaeota archaeon encodes the following:
- a CDS encoding cation:proton antiporter — its product is MNYAFADSGKVTSNHNYGLTFFWIAVLLLAAKISGLVERLGQPSVLGEILIGILLGNLALLGVSVFEPIKTDPFIAFLAEFGIVLLLFHVGLESSIHEMKKVGWRALLVACIGVAVPFLLATLVVGPLLFPESSFQVYLFLGATLTATSVSITARVFKDLGKLTMKEAQIVLGAAVIDDVLGLIILAVVSAIVTSGAVSLLQISWITLKAVLFLAGAILLGSFFASLLGQGFSKIHTGIGMKLTLTIAFGLIISYIAQLIGLAPLVGAFAAGLILEPVHFRYFREPEIVEEIKKEHLKAERAKTESPSVSGMSEVSGMSGGLYAIIQKHADRHIIDLIEPITLIFVPLFFVMTGVVVDLTVLFDLKILLIALGVTLVAVLGKLCAGLAAGNVNKWLVGWGMVPRGEVGLIFATIGKGLGVINDQVYAIIVIMIVISTLITPPILHYLLKHMPNNRV
- a CDS encoding glycosyltransferase, with product MNPNASYLFEVSWEVCNKVGGIYTVVKTKAGLLNKLYPQYYLIGPYFEDKAKVEMNECPAPAFCQEAVSVLKQQGIRCYFGKWQVRGEPSVILIDFHGLLPQKDAIKRKLWDTYQIDSLHTGWDFEEPMLWAWAVGMFLELVAPQLKGKPSVVHTHEWLSGFTLLYVKMQKLPFATVFTTHATMLGRTLASASDLYTILPTIDPTREAYAHGIQAKFTTEKACAQQADIFTTVSETTALEAEKILGRKPEVLVLNGLDFEKFFTFEEAAIAHRRNREKIREFLSYFFFPYYTFDLDHTLAFFIVGRYEFRNKGIDIFIKALGKLNQSLKKSQPEGTPERTIVVFFWIPQETFGIKTELLESKTFYKHIKDFVVRSGEDMETDIIQAIVSRKELSEGIIFSNEFKLKNKRHLLSFIKNGNPPFCTHRIDHEENDTIIRQFKQEGLLNRQEDTVKVILYPVYLTGVDGLLDLPYYDAMSGCHLGVFPSYYEPWGYTPLESAALSVPAITSDLSGFGKFIAPFVQGESNSGIFVLPRENKSEEEVIENFTKLLEQYALLDRHERVKNKINANIFSARADWNILIAHYIRAHNLAIERKCQN
- the galT gene encoding galactose-1-phosphate uridylyltransferase, whose product is MPELRKDYILEQWAIIATERGKRPDEFRHSEQQQKIPNYQKTCFFCPGNEHMTPPEITRITKETGTVGKNGNGEDKAGWLIRVFPNKFPAVVAEGNPQIQTHNTFFTFASAYGYHEVVVETPEHDKQLADLSEEHIAKVFFVYQERITALNAKQHIPYVQVFKNYGAEAGTSIQHTHSQIIAYNVLPQRIQEKIHAIKNYNSCPYCAIIQTEKNSYRAVFETPEVVCFTPYASRFPFEIWLFSKRHVQGMDELSPEEMKSLAVLLKKILQKLQHLNASYNMVINYAPEGTNLHFHIEILPRLTTWAGFELGTGTTINPVTPEEAATFYRDSGT